The proteins below come from a single Synechococcus sp. WH 8101 genomic window:
- the purT gene encoding formate-dependent phosphoribosylglycinamide formyltransferase codes for MTLFPKTVLLLGSGELGKEMAIAAQRLGCRVIACDRYAEAPAMQVADQAEVFTMTDAEALQAVVRRHQPDVVIPEIEALAVDALAAVESEGIRVIPTARATAVTMNRDRIRDLAAGSLGLRTARFAYASSLKELQEVAAPLGWPVVVKPVMSSSGKGQSVVQAASDLAAAWQTAVSGARGSGDRVIVEEFLRFDLEITLLTIRQLDGTTLFCPPIGHEQSGGDYQCSWQPAALSNAQLEQAQAMARAVTDNLGGAGLFGVEFFLCGDEVIFSELSPRPHDTGLVTLISQNLSEFDLHLRAVLGLPIPAIRCRQPSASRVILAEQHLSTVRFSGLHAALQLEDTEVLLFGKPSARPGRRMGVALAQGHDLDTARRRADQAAACIQVLET; via the coding sequence GATCGCCTGCGACCGCTACGCCGAGGCACCGGCCATGCAGGTGGCCGATCAAGCGGAGGTGTTCACCATGACCGACGCAGAAGCTTTGCAGGCCGTGGTGCGACGACACCAGCCCGATGTGGTGATCCCGGAAATCGAAGCCCTGGCGGTGGATGCGCTCGCCGCTGTGGAATCCGAAGGGATCCGGGTCATCCCCACAGCCCGGGCCACGGCCGTGACCATGAATCGCGACCGGATTCGGGACCTGGCCGCCGGCAGCCTCGGCCTGCGCACAGCCCGCTTTGCCTATGCCTCCAGCCTGAAAGAGCTGCAAGAGGTTGCAGCACCTCTCGGCTGGCCTGTGGTGGTGAAGCCGGTGATGAGCTCCTCCGGCAAAGGGCAGAGCGTGGTGCAGGCTGCGTCCGACCTCGCCGCAGCCTGGCAGACGGCCGTGTCCGGAGCCCGCGGCAGTGGTGACCGGGTGATCGTGGAGGAATTCCTGCGCTTTGATCTGGAAATCACCCTGCTCACCATCCGCCAACTGGATGGCACCACCCTGTTCTGCCCACCGATCGGTCATGAACAGAGCGGCGGTGACTATCAGTGCAGCTGGCAACCCGCAGCCCTCTCCAACGCACAACTGGAGCAGGCCCAGGCCATGGCCCGGGCCGTCACCGACAATCTCGGGGGCGCCGGATTGTTCGGTGTGGAATTCTTCCTTTGTGGCGACGAGGTGATCTTCTCGGAGCTGTCACCCCGACCCCATGACACCGGACTGGTCACCCTGATCAGTCAGAACCTGAGCGAATTCGACCTGCACCTCCGGGCCGTGCTCGGCCTGCCGATCCCGGCGATCCGCTGCCGCCAACCCTCCGCCAGCCGGGTGATCCTGGCCGAGCAACATCTGAGCACCGTGCGGTTTTCCGGCCTGCACGCTGCCCTCCAGCTCGAGGACACCGAGGTGTTGCTGTTCGGAAAGCCCAGTGCAAGGCCGGGCCGGCGCATGGGTGTGGCCCTGGCGCAGGGTCACGATCTGGACACGGCCCGCCGCCGAGCCGATCAGGCCGCCGCTTGCATCCAGGTGCTGGAGACCTAA